In Actinoplanes derwentensis, the following proteins share a genomic window:
- a CDS encoding ATP-binding protein — protein sequence MPVTFRVTPDPRTVTGLARFVVQLVSEESGPTGVQGTVKVSTTARDLYRANLRKLRTANLEPGWHYVRVLPLDAAGVELPSAERRRRHAVDVVPGGNPPEESDRFYVVADGDDLVEPPARQQVIKGDGVTQVLRQLQFAALADGRDWQTVDCRSVSWKSRDRGSLQVGFGPHGSAEILVGPVLAELEREILAHPGQTRPTRVSVISEAPAEIHRLDPAPTGPDTVPDESTALLLQARAAVFAAIAGTDDMILAGRDLIVLREPVIAYAQAYATALRWLLHRSQQSSGPGPLRDLTSLLRIDTVQVDYRDTSGVHREIALVAPTHPLRMLWLLTWAELGGKWLADSAAADPATLLAAGQTLMELEPTGFPLTVVIGSGRLTMAVANLNPYWGVYLPSETNDPQTVLMDLAQALKVGGSPTASGAISVSPGKLADRLERYLRMHPYVSTLVLCAVNAGRGDVLADTLLELERRPATSRLRYDVRLFTADPQTPGIGAALADLLSGSWSSAAEAEVFAMPSATALAPKLSVAIRPLAEYRSATSRHTAHVTVLFDAFTGEHFDVCDDDQPAPVPVHGLVQSMRVQFVDTETAVAWHKQPRHGKARDLPGAEECTDLLAALPSTIAEATATVTTGESGLGRVPRITLSLDADDTALLHQAHRCSDWVITVDRTLGVEYFDSPGSTRRPAYVIDYAPDGDAGLDHHVVVSSRSVDELRAMLNPMVDQHGVHIDRRHAGTFFDQLRLLSGRLAFKIASTAPNQRTEVLGLAMARLYLDYQGVLQDQILVPLDAHLELYREARRRADEIAESVTLHRTDLALFSLDARRRVITCRLVEVKCHTALTSVADVQHLRDKIFEQLERSESVLRASFDPGLRLPDRPDRPVRNAELATLLRHYLARALRHGVMNPTVAVEAEWLLDNLDDGYRLDFTRTGLIFDLSGAGAGAETEAGVEFHHIGRDLIEDLLGAIVTDPVLAAGAGDGQTSATMSSLDLSVPRPAEAAFRAPVRSHDIPAERPTPPEPAPAADDPPAADGGNGEAEPPKLVERASPVADNPAEPDLPLIRRSAATTGGPDVFVGATRPSPQYGVIGEAAGRRIALDLNETHTISLFGVQGSGKSYTLGSVIEAVSLPVPELNRLPKPLATIVFHYSPTMTYTPEFASMVEPNDDTEMLERLRQRYGAEPAALTDVVMLVPADQVDARRTEYPAIEVHPLKFSSDELRASHWRFLMGALGNQSTYIRQLNRIMRTNRSGLTLEVLRDGIDQSSLSDQIKQLAHQRLDLAADYIDDDVHIQDLVQPGRLIIVDLRDELIEKDEALGLFVVLMELFSEATNEGERFNKLVVFDEAHKYIESPDLVHGLIESVREMRHKGMSILVASQDPPSVPIPLIELSNHVILHRFTSPAWLKHLQKANAAFASLTPAKLAALGRGEAYLWSNKSTDASFSHGAVKISLRPRVTRHGGATRTAV from the coding sequence TTGCCGGTCACCTTCCGCGTAACACCTGATCCGCGCACCGTCACAGGGCTGGCCCGATTCGTCGTGCAGCTTGTCTCCGAGGAATCCGGCCCGACCGGTGTGCAAGGCACGGTGAAGGTCTCCACCACCGCACGTGACCTTTACCGCGCCAACCTGCGGAAGCTTCGCACCGCGAACCTTGAGCCAGGCTGGCACTATGTGCGGGTCCTGCCGCTGGACGCTGCGGGGGTGGAACTACCGAGTGCCGAGCGACGGCGGCGACATGCGGTCGACGTGGTTCCCGGCGGAAATCCGCCCGAGGAGAGCGACCGCTTCTACGTGGTCGCCGACGGCGACGATTTGGTCGAGCCGCCGGCACGCCAGCAAGTAATCAAGGGTGACGGCGTCACCCAAGTGCTACGACAACTACAGTTCGCGGCCCTCGCCGACGGTCGGGACTGGCAGACCGTCGACTGCCGCTCGGTGTCCTGGAAGAGCCGGGATCGTGGCAGCCTTCAGGTCGGCTTCGGCCCGCACGGCAGCGCAGAAATCCTCGTGGGCCCGGTCCTCGCCGAGCTGGAACGGGAGATCCTCGCTCACCCCGGTCAGACGAGACCCACGAGAGTCAGCGTGATCAGCGAGGCACCCGCTGAGATCCACCGCCTCGATCCCGCCCCCACCGGCCCGGATACAGTCCCGGATGAGTCGACAGCGCTGCTTCTACAGGCCAGGGCGGCCGTTTTCGCGGCCATCGCCGGTACCGATGACATGATCCTGGCCGGCCGTGACCTGATTGTGCTCCGCGAACCGGTCATCGCGTATGCCCAGGCCTACGCCACCGCCCTGAGGTGGCTCCTGCACCGGTCACAACAGTCCTCCGGACCGGGGCCACTGCGCGACCTGACCTCGTTGCTGCGCATCGACACCGTTCAGGTCGACTACCGGGACACCAGCGGCGTCCACCGAGAGATTGCTCTCGTGGCGCCAACCCACCCGCTGCGGATGTTGTGGTTGTTGACCTGGGCTGAACTCGGTGGCAAGTGGCTCGCGGACTCGGCGGCGGCTGACCCTGCGACCCTGCTCGCTGCCGGTCAGACACTCATGGAGCTCGAACCCACCGGTTTTCCGCTGACCGTGGTGATCGGCAGTGGGCGGCTGACGATGGCGGTCGCGAACCTCAACCCGTACTGGGGGGTTTATCTTCCGTCGGAGACCAACGACCCGCAAACCGTGCTGATGGATCTCGCCCAGGCGCTGAAAGTCGGCGGCAGCCCGACAGCGAGCGGCGCGATCTCGGTGTCGCCCGGCAAACTGGCCGACCGGCTGGAGCGATATCTGCGCATGCATCCGTACGTGAGTACGCTGGTGCTGTGTGCGGTCAACGCGGGCCGCGGAGACGTTCTGGCAGACACCTTGCTCGAGCTTGAACGGCGGCCCGCCACCAGCCGCCTCCGCTACGACGTCCGGTTGTTCACCGCCGACCCGCAGACGCCGGGTATCGGTGCGGCGCTCGCCGACCTCCTCAGTGGCTCCTGGAGCAGTGCGGCCGAGGCCGAAGTGTTCGCCATGCCGTCGGCAACCGCGCTCGCGCCGAAACTGTCCGTCGCCATCCGGCCGTTGGCCGAGTACCGATCGGCGACCAGCCGGCACACGGCCCACGTGACAGTTCTGTTCGACGCCTTCACCGGTGAGCATTTCGACGTCTGCGACGACGATCAACCCGCACCCGTCCCGGTACACGGCCTCGTCCAGTCCATGCGGGTGCAGTTCGTCGATACGGAGACCGCTGTCGCATGGCACAAACAACCACGACATGGCAAGGCCCGCGACCTACCCGGCGCTGAAGAATGCACCGACCTCCTGGCTGCGTTGCCGTCGACGATCGCCGAGGCCACAGCGACCGTGACCACCGGTGAATCCGGGCTGGGTCGCGTCCCGCGTATCACGCTCAGCCTCGACGCCGATGACACCGCCCTGTTGCATCAGGCCCATCGGTGTAGTGACTGGGTCATCACCGTCGATCGCACCCTGGGCGTCGAATACTTCGACAGCCCGGGAAGCACCCGCCGGCCCGCATACGTGATCGACTACGCCCCGGACGGAGATGCCGGGCTCGACCACCATGTGGTGGTCAGCTCCCGATCAGTTGACGAGTTGCGCGCCATGCTCAACCCGATGGTGGATCAGCACGGGGTGCACATCGACCGCCGCCATGCCGGGACCTTCTTCGATCAGCTCCGGTTGCTGTCCGGGCGCCTTGCCTTCAAGATCGCTTCGACGGCACCCAACCAGCGCACCGAGGTCCTCGGCCTGGCCATGGCCCGGCTCTACCTCGACTACCAGGGTGTGCTGCAGGACCAGATCCTCGTCCCGCTCGACGCTCACCTGGAGCTCTACCGGGAAGCACGACGGCGAGCCGACGAAATCGCCGAGAGCGTCACCCTGCACCGCACCGATCTCGCGCTCTTCAGCCTGGACGCGCGACGGCGCGTGATCACCTGCCGTCTCGTCGAGGTCAAATGCCATACCGCACTCACCAGCGTCGCCGACGTACAGCACCTGCGTGACAAGATATTCGAGCAGCTGGAACGTAGCGAGAGCGTGTTGCGTGCAAGCTTCGACCCCGGCCTCAGGCTGCCGGACCGTCCCGACCGGCCGGTACGCAATGCCGAACTCGCCACTCTGCTGCGCCACTACCTCGCCAGGGCGCTCCGGCATGGCGTCATGAATCCAACCGTCGCCGTCGAGGCGGAATGGCTGCTCGACAACCTGGACGACGGCTACCGACTGGACTTCACGCGCACCGGATTGATCTTCGATCTCAGCGGTGCCGGCGCTGGCGCCGAAACCGAGGCGGGCGTCGAATTTCATCACATCGGCCGCGACCTCATCGAAGACCTCCTCGGTGCGATAGTGACCGATCCGGTGCTGGCTGCCGGAGCGGGCGATGGACAGACCTCCGCCACGATGTCTAGCCTCGATCTCAGCGTTCCGCGGCCGGCTGAAGCCGCCTTCCGAGCCCCCGTGCGGTCGCACGACATCCCAGCGGAGCGGCCTACGCCGCCGGAGCCGGCACCAGCCGCGGACGATCCTCCGGCTGCTGACGGCGGCAATGGCGAGGCTGAGCCGCCGAAACTGGTCGAGCGGGCCTCACCTGTCGCAGACAACCCGGCCGAGCCCGATCTGCCGCTCATTCGCCGGTCGGCTGCCACCACTGGTGGTCCGGACGTGTTCGTGGGGGCGACCCGTCCATCACCCCAGTACGGTGTGATCGGCGAGGCCGCGGGTCGGCGGATCGCCCTGGACCTCAACGAGACGCACACGATCAGTCTCTTCGGGGTTCAGGGCAGTGGAAAGAGCTACACGCTCGGTTCCGTCATCGAAGCAGTGTCGTTGCCGGTCCCAGAACTCAACCGGTTACCCAAGCCGCTGGCCACCATCGTCTTCCACTACAGCCCGACGATGACGTACACCCCCGAGTTCGCCAGCATGGTGGAACCCAACGACGACACCGAAATGTTGGAACGCCTGCGGCAACGGTATGGAGCCGAGCCCGCAGCCCTTACCGACGTCGTCATGTTGGTGCCCGCCGACCAGGTCGATGCACGTAGGACCGAGTATCCCGCCATCGAGGTCCACCCGCTGAAGTTCAGCTCCGACGAATTGCGGGCCAGCCACTGGCGCTTCCTCATGGGAGCTCTCGGCAATCAGTCGACCTACATCCGCCAGCTCAACCGGATCATGCGTACCAACCGTTCTGGACTGACCCTGGAAGTCCTTCGCGACGGCATCGACCAGTCCTCGCTGAGCGATCAGATCAAGCAACTCGCCCATCAGCGGCTCGACCTGGCGGCCGACTACATTGACGACGACGTCCATATTCAGGATCTCGTACAGCCGGGTCGCTTGATCATCGTCGACCTCCGCGACGAGCTCATCGAGAAGGACGAAGCGCTCGGCCTGTTCGTCGTCCTCATGGAACTCTTCTCCGAAGCGACCAACGAGGGCGAGCGATTCAACAAGCTCGTCGTCTTCGACGAGGCGCACAAGTACATCGAAAGCCCAGACCTGGTACACGGACTGATCGAAAGCGTTCGGGAGATGCGCCACAAGGGCATGAGCATCCTCGTGGCCAGCCAGGATCCACCGTCAGTGCCCATCCCGCTCATCGAACTCTCCAACCACGTAATCCTGCACCGATTCACCTCCCCGGCCTGGCTGAAGCATCTACAGAAAGCCAACGCGGCGTTCGCCAGCCTGACTCCGGCCAAACTCGCCGCACTCGGTCGGGGCGAGGCGTATCTCTGGTCCAACAAGTCCACCGACGCGTCTTTCAGCCATGGCGCTGTCAAGATCTCGCTACGCCCGCGCGTCACTCGCCACGGGGGCGCCACGAGGACGGCAGTGTAG
- the mads7 gene encoding methylation-associated defense system protein MAD7, protein MGLQRQDREFRHPGVSFLDYKQLDMDRVLTGLLPRLWFGGAPSVVIGQPDGIPIEKYVDLVLENPDQFRGFDPALTYRWLETNLLDLVNRGKPGQAVAGMRPLHGFAYRYRVGKRSRPYGADEQLYWMIRHEPGGRGARVLEDLKRFFFAGVDGRTETPTADAAVDVETQALINLAQVLRQQVTDREGKAAQGYPPLDAASARLMADDIIKLMDHQGVIPRSVLVDHLKILFAFHLARYHLRLMRLLPQRLAGQAGDPECGFFLDVAGVPGTPAAALAERSARYWYARMPEFIQGTFTVRKLDDLAAHLVRAGKRRRPAAGVFAVPELLQLLEPRYRADRETFAKSRLPGVLSAVSGSEEDPDPMVADLVGLGLDSFTTYLEIISSCRVGFHRKYLTECLDTLMLKNRPGAMIAQPRRAERRFVFDSRLLEVLLQLALLRPDGHGGLHTEPIRVDEFLAELREKYGLYIDRLPAGDGFGTPTLTDQAALRANRTAFVAKLREIGFYNDLSDAYLTQTITPRYLLTSAGPSR, encoded by the coding sequence ATGGGACTCCAACGCCAGGATCGGGAATTCCGTCACCCAGGTGTGAGCTTCCTGGACTACAAGCAGCTCGACATGGATCGTGTGCTCACCGGGCTGCTGCCCCGGCTGTGGTTCGGTGGCGCGCCCAGCGTGGTGATCGGCCAGCCGGACGGCATCCCGATCGAGAAATATGTCGACCTCGTCCTGGAAAACCCGGATCAGTTCCGCGGCTTCGACCCTGCCCTGACCTATCGATGGTTGGAGACGAACCTGCTGGACCTGGTCAACCGCGGAAAACCGGGCCAAGCGGTGGCCGGGATGCGACCGTTGCACGGCTTCGCCTATCGATATCGGGTGGGTAAACGGTCTCGTCCGTACGGCGCTGACGAGCAGCTGTATTGGATGATCCGGCATGAGCCCGGTGGTCGTGGGGCCCGGGTGCTGGAGGACCTCAAGCGTTTCTTCTTCGCCGGTGTGGACGGACGCACCGAGACACCGACTGCGGACGCCGCGGTCGACGTCGAGACGCAAGCGCTGATCAACCTGGCTCAGGTGCTGCGGCAGCAGGTCACCGACCGGGAAGGGAAGGCCGCACAGGGTTATCCGCCGCTGGATGCGGCGTCGGCACGCCTGATGGCCGACGACATCATCAAGCTGATGGACCACCAGGGGGTCATTCCGCGGTCGGTACTGGTCGACCATCTGAAGATCCTCTTCGCGTTCCACCTGGCCCGATACCATCTGCGGCTGATGCGGCTGCTGCCGCAGCGCCTCGCCGGGCAGGCCGGTGACCCTGAGTGCGGCTTCTTCCTCGACGTGGCCGGCGTGCCCGGTACGCCCGCGGCAGCGCTGGCCGAACGCAGCGCCCGATACTGGTACGCCCGGATGCCCGAGTTCATCCAGGGCACCTTCACCGTGCGCAAGCTCGACGATCTGGCCGCGCACCTCGTCCGGGCCGGTAAACGTCGTCGGCCGGCGGCGGGGGTGTTCGCGGTCCCGGAGCTGCTGCAACTGCTGGAACCCCGGTACCGCGCCGACCGGGAGACCTTCGCCAAATCACGCCTGCCCGGGGTGCTCAGTGCGGTGAGCGGATCCGAGGAAGATCCGGATCCGATGGTCGCTGACCTGGTCGGGCTGGGGCTCGACTCGTTCACTACGTACCTGGAGATCATCTCGAGTTGCCGGGTGGGGTTCCATCGCAAGTACCTCACCGAATGCCTCGATACGCTGATGCTCAAGAATCGTCCCGGCGCGATGATCGCCCAGCCGCGCCGAGCCGAGCGCCGGTTCGTCTTCGACAGCCGGCTGTTGGAGGTGCTGCTGCAGCTCGCCCTGTTGCGGCCCGACGGTCACGGTGGCCTGCACACCGAGCCGATCCGCGTCGACGAGTTCCTCGCCGAGCTCCGCGAGAAATACGGCCTGTACATCGATCGGCTGCCGGCCGGTGACGGCTTCGGCACACCGACCCTCACCGATCAGGCGGCGTTGCGTGCCAACCGTACGGCGTTCGTCGCCAAGCTGCGGGAGATCGGTTTCTACAACGACCTTTCCGACGCGTACCTCACCCAGACCATCACGCCCCGATACCTCCTCACCTCGGCTGGACCATCACGATGA
- the mads6 gene encoding methylation-associated defense system protein kinase MAD6 codes for MAQIVGGGPPANDAERRVLRHLAEQAPADWIILHNIEIPERGDSYEIDIVVINARGVCLIDVKGTRGRVEVAGTEWFPAGRPPFFSPVRKLRGHARTVKGLLTRHRPALSRVYVDQLVALVGPEARLVDSSDRADADALHVTDMEGLIPALADVSRVRAGMARDVRQHQAAIVAALTGAVRRPTGPQRFGDWVVSERLGGDAEVTEYRARNAEAGAGETVLLRVYRANPLLPEREREAQKYKIANAYEMLAKLPPSPFIVGRRTFFATEDGSRFVLVLDDTRGQALAVHLRDPRQTLGADAKLRVFADMMRGLAHAHAYGVLHRALTPTAVLVQTDNSRALLTGFDYARPEGPRDYTVVDELTSVLDPAYVAPECHNRAQAMSQASDVYAAGVIGYQLLTGELPFASTEDQFRRGSELPDSVLSEARVDPALAALLRRMCALAPSGRPAATQVLRELQRLARVAAAAQPRTAVPPASRTDYGSLQPGHQLTAKYQVRTRLGAGRFGTVYRVYDNLADEERVIKIVHRVSESAIERLKQEFKLLLNLPLHRSIVVVREADYLELGRVPYVVFEYIEGRDAKALVTERALGPADVVRFGADVAEGLAHLHQEGIFHCDVKPANLLRTDAGCRILDFNVATRADDSLSQVGGTPQYAPPDYVAGRPTTADLVDRDLYGLGVTLYELLTGEWPFAGGVRRATSERAVDPRTRPGLGSLSDVLIEVLMRAIAPWRSERYSDAGEFLGALRAIGDRVHQPVAPAPVAPKPVPAPTAGRNPFLEQLRSLYSQSDGSNAGTRSGGQDLDLYVPTALDDKLTPAVLSGRFRLVIITGNAGDGKTAYLHRLLRDASSGDPGSVVYRDNGADLRLPDGRWLRTNHDGSQDEGDRTNDEVLMDFFGPFSGGTMTGKADETRLVAINEGRLVDFVDAHAQDFPALAARVRAGLTGTADSGVVAVINLNRRSLLTGFDDADQSVFDRLLTRMTDPSRWRACGGCPLAADCYARHNAQTLANQGVGPKIVGRLRALFTMTSLRGVQHVTMRDVGSALAYLLTSGRNCEQIHQLYASGDSDTILDGFYFNSWIGPAGGRDRLLSLLSQLDVAVSADPALDRRLDYVGPDAGRALMTIDQRGDYDLRLLTDAFVKLPRGAAATAEESTAHRRYLAAARRRFYFECVDADRSAGMLPYRSAQTFTRLLEQPETAPGYLPALIAAVNRGEGLSGAAVSGGALALQVRPVPGSTVRSYRLFPANSLQLQPAGHPASPYLEGGHRELVLGYRGAGGHRAELEIRLDLFELLYQLGNGHLPSAAERQGLYLGLTIFKNELSATPYREILLTVAGEDVRRIRIVEGGTLVMDAPAVVNAPEAEA; via the coding sequence ATGGCGCAGATCGTCGGCGGGGGCCCTCCGGCCAACGATGCTGAACGCCGCGTGCTGCGGCACCTGGCTGAGCAGGCCCCCGCCGACTGGATCATCCTGCACAACATCGAGATCCCGGAGCGCGGCGACAGCTACGAGATCGACATCGTCGTGATCAATGCGCGCGGCGTCTGCCTGATCGACGTCAAAGGCACTCGGGGACGCGTGGAGGTCGCGGGGACCGAATGGTTCCCAGCCGGTCGGCCGCCGTTCTTCTCGCCCGTGCGTAAACTGCGCGGCCACGCCCGTACCGTGAAAGGTCTCCTGACCCGACATCGGCCTGCGCTGTCCCGGGTGTATGTCGACCAGCTCGTCGCGTTGGTCGGGCCGGAGGCCCGCCTGGTCGACTCCAGCGACCGGGCCGATGCGGACGCCCTGCACGTCACCGACATGGAGGGGCTGATCCCGGCGCTCGCCGACGTCTCCCGGGTGCGGGCGGGGATGGCGCGCGACGTCCGGCAGCACCAGGCCGCGATCGTCGCGGCTCTCACCGGCGCGGTTCGCCGGCCCACCGGTCCGCAGCGATTCGGCGACTGGGTGGTGTCCGAACGGCTCGGTGGTGACGCCGAGGTCACCGAGTACCGGGCCCGCAACGCCGAAGCCGGCGCTGGTGAGACGGTCCTGCTGCGGGTGTACCGGGCCAATCCGCTGCTGCCGGAACGCGAGCGGGAAGCACAGAAGTACAAGATCGCCAACGCCTACGAGATGCTGGCGAAACTGCCTCCGAGCCCGTTCATCGTGGGGCGCCGGACGTTCTTCGCCACCGAGGACGGCAGCCGTTTCGTGTTGGTCCTCGACGACACGCGGGGGCAGGCGCTCGCGGTGCACCTGCGGGATCCGCGGCAGACATTGGGCGCGGACGCGAAGCTGCGGGTTTTCGCCGACATGATGCGCGGGCTGGCGCACGCGCACGCCTACGGCGTGTTGCACCGGGCGCTGACCCCGACCGCGGTGCTGGTGCAGACCGACAACAGCCGGGCGCTGCTGACCGGATTCGACTACGCCCGCCCGGAGGGGCCACGCGACTACACCGTCGTCGACGAGCTGACCAGCGTGCTCGACCCGGCCTATGTGGCGCCGGAGTGCCATAACCGGGCGCAGGCCATGAGCCAGGCCTCGGACGTCTACGCCGCCGGGGTGATCGGGTACCAGTTGCTCACCGGAGAGCTGCCGTTCGCGTCGACCGAGGACCAGTTTCGCCGGGGCAGCGAGTTGCCGGACTCGGTGCTGTCCGAAGCGCGGGTGGATCCGGCGCTGGCGGCACTGCTGCGCCGGATGTGTGCCCTCGCACCCTCCGGCCGGCCTGCTGCGACACAGGTGCTGCGGGAGTTGCAGCGGCTGGCCCGGGTCGCAGCCGCAGCGCAACCTCGCACGGCCGTTCCGCCAGCGTCGCGCACCGACTACGGCAGTCTGCAGCCGGGGCATCAGCTGACCGCCAAGTATCAGGTCCGGACCAGGTTGGGGGCCGGACGGTTCGGCACCGTCTACCGGGTCTACGACAACCTGGCCGACGAGGAACGCGTCATCAAGATCGTTCATCGAGTGTCCGAGTCAGCGATCGAGCGGCTCAAGCAGGAGTTCAAACTCCTGCTGAACCTGCCGCTGCACCGCAGCATCGTGGTGGTGCGCGAGGCGGACTACCTCGAGCTCGGCCGGGTGCCCTACGTGGTCTTCGAGTACATCGAGGGGCGGGACGCGAAGGCGCTGGTCACCGAGCGGGCGCTCGGGCCGGCCGACGTGGTGCGCTTCGGCGCCGACGTGGCCGAAGGCCTGGCTCATCTGCACCAGGAGGGGATCTTCCACTGCGACGTCAAGCCGGCCAACCTGCTGCGCACCGATGCGGGTTGCAGGATCCTTGACTTCAATGTGGCGACCCGGGCCGACGACAGCCTGTCCCAGGTGGGCGGCACCCCCCAGTACGCCCCGCCGGACTACGTCGCGGGCCGCCCCACCACCGCCGACCTGGTCGACCGCGATCTGTACGGGCTGGGGGTCACACTCTACGAACTGCTCACCGGAGAGTGGCCCTTCGCCGGTGGGGTACGGCGGGCCACCAGTGAACGGGCGGTCGACCCGCGGACCCGGCCCGGGTTGGGCAGCCTCTCCGACGTCCTGATCGAGGTCCTGATGCGGGCCATCGCTCCGTGGCGCAGCGAACGGTACTCCGACGCGGGCGAGTTCCTGGGGGCGCTGCGTGCGATCGGTGACCGGGTGCATCAGCCGGTCGCACCCGCGCCGGTCGCGCCGAAGCCGGTGCCGGCGCCGACGGCGGGTCGCAACCCGTTTCTCGAGCAGTTGCGCTCGCTGTACAGCCAGAGCGACGGCAGCAACGCCGGCACCCGCAGCGGTGGCCAGGACCTCGACCTGTACGTGCCCACAGCCTTGGACGACAAGCTGACTCCGGCGGTGCTGTCCGGCAGATTCCGTTTGGTGATCATCACGGGAAACGCCGGTGATGGTAAGACGGCCTACCTGCATCGGTTGCTGCGCGACGCGTCAAGTGGCGACCCGGGCTCGGTGGTGTACCGCGACAACGGCGCCGACCTGCGACTGCCTGACGGGCGATGGCTGCGCACGAACCACGACGGCAGCCAGGACGAGGGCGATCGTACGAATGACGAGGTCCTGATGGACTTCTTCGGCCCGTTCAGCGGGGGCACCATGACAGGGAAGGCCGACGAGACCAGGCTCGTGGCGATCAACGAGGGTCGGCTGGTCGACTTCGTCGACGCCCACGCGCAGGACTTTCCGGCGCTCGCGGCGCGAGTGCGCGCGGGCTTGACCGGAACCGCCGACAGCGGCGTGGTTGCGGTGATCAACCTGAACCGGCGGAGTCTGCTCACCGGCTTCGATGACGCTGATCAGTCGGTATTCGACCGGTTACTCACCCGGATGACCGATCCGAGCCGGTGGCGGGCGTGTGGAGGATGCCCGTTGGCCGCCGACTGTTACGCCCGACACAACGCGCAAACCCTGGCCAATCAGGGCGTTGGCCCGAAGATCGTCGGTCGGCTCCGGGCGTTGTTCACCATGACCTCGCTGCGCGGAGTGCAGCACGTGACCATGCGCGACGTCGGTTCCGCCCTGGCCTACCTGTTGACCTCGGGGCGCAACTGCGAGCAGATCCATCAGCTGTACGCCAGCGGCGACAGCGACACGATCCTGGACGGCTTCTACTTCAACAGCTGGATCGGTCCGGCAGGCGGCCGAGACCGGCTGCTGTCGCTGCTCTCCCAACTGGACGTGGCGGTGTCCGCTGACCCTGCCCTGGATCGACGTCTGGATTATGTCGGCCCGGACGCCGGCCGGGCACTGATGACGATCGACCAGCGCGGCGACTACGATCTGCGGCTGCTGACCGACGCCTTCGTCAAGCTGCCGCGCGGCGCTGCGGCGACCGCCGAGGAGAGCACGGCGCACCGCCGATATCTCGCGGCTGCCCGGCGTAGGTTCTACTTCGAATGCGTCGACGCCGATCGTTCGGCCGGGATGCTGCCCTACCGCTCGGCGCAGACGTTCACGCGGTTGCTTGAGCAACCGGAGACCGCGCCCGGCTATCTGCCCGCCCTGATCGCGGCGGTCAACCGAGGCGAAGGGCTGTCCGGCGCTGCGGTCTCCGGTGGGGCGCTGGCCTTGCAGGTCCGCCCGGTGCCCGGCAGTACGGTCCGTAGCTACCGGCTCTTTCCTGCGAACAGCCTCCAGCTGCAGCCGGCCGGCCACCCGGCCTCCCCCTATCTGGAGGGCGGCCATCGGGAACTGGTGCTCGGTTATCGGGGCGCCGGCGGACACCGGGCGGAACTGGAGATCCGGCTGGACCTGTTCGAACTGCTGTACCAGTTGGGCAACGGCCACCTGCCGAGTGCGGCCGAACGACAGGGCCTGTACCTGGGACTGACCATCTTCAAGAACGAGCTGTCGGCCACCCCGTACCGGGAGATCCTGCTCACCGTCGCCGGCGAGGACGTGCGCCGGATCCGCATCGTCGAAGGCGGCACCCTGGTGATGGATGCTCCCGCCGTCGTGAACGCCCCGGAAGCGGAGGCTTGA